The sequence below is a genomic window from Sorangiineae bacterium MSr12523.
TGTAGCCGCCGAACGCGTGCACGTTCGAGGCCGCCCGGTGAAGCCATAAGCAATAGCAAAGCGCCGCCGCCAGATGGGCCAGAACGGTGAAGAGGCCACTCCCGCCCACAATGAGGGCCGCCCCCACATGTTCACGGGTGCCATCGAGTTGCCCTGCAAAGGTCAGCTGGGCGACGTCGAGCGTTCCCGATGCGACCACCGCTAGTCCGATGGCAAGCGAGGCGACGAGCATGCGGTTCTGCAGGGGGACGAAGCCGCCATAACGTCCCCATGCATCTTGCGGAGATACGTACTGGCCATAGTTTGCCGCCGGCGGATTGTAAGGATTATCCATTCGCACCCTCCGAAACGAGATTATCGGCCGGCGTTTTGCGGAGTTGCGGGGAAAGTCGCAAAGCGCGCAATGGTCGCGGGGACGAAGTCGTCGTTGCGGAAAAAGAGGTCGCCGTGGTGCCCGCCCTCGACCAACGCGAGCTGCGCCTGCGGAAACAATGTCGCGAGCTTCTTTCCCATGGTCACGGGGATGAGCTCATCCGCTGTGCCGTGCAGGATCAACACGGGTATATCGATACCCGGCGCCTTCGAGGCATTGTCGAATCGGTCGCGAACCATGAGCGACCCAGGAAACATGGGCAGCACCACCCGCGCCATCTCGGCGATGCTCGTGTACGGCGAAAGGAGCACGAGCTTCGAGCCATGCCCGCGTCGTGCCATTTCCGTTGCGGCCCCCGAGCCGATGGACTGGCCCACGAGCACGATGCGCTCGCGCGGAATGCCCAGCTCCTTTTCCAAGTGAACGAGGCCCGCCTCGGCGGCCTCGTAGACGGCCGCTTCCGAAACGGATTGCGCGTGCGCCAACCCATAGCCCGGGTACTCGATGGCGTAGGCGCCTAGCCTGTACGTGGCAAAGAGTCGCAGGATGACCGGCAGATCGGCCAGCTGCTCGCCGTTGCCGTGGAAGAACACCAAGGTGGGAGCATCGGCATCTTTCGCCGGAGCATGAAGGGCAAACACTTCGCGCCCCTCCGCCGAGATGCGCACGAGCTGACCCTCGGGCATCACCACATCCCGCGGCGCGCCCGCCGGAAAGAGAATGGCTCGCTGCTTCGCAAATGCGAGCGCTGCCGCCGCCGCGTACACCACGCCCACGGCTCCTACCGCAAACCGAACGATCTTCCCGAGGCCCATCGTCCCTAGCTTGCCAGAAATCGCTCTACGCGCGCGCTCGACGACGTGCGGAAGGCGTCGGTGGTTGGCGGGCAGTGCTTCGTGTGCTCGAGCAGCTCCACCTCGGCGTGGGGAAGCAGCTCGCGCACGCGCGCCAAAAGGGCGCGACCTGGAAAGGATATGTCTTCATCGGAGGCGAAGACCAGAACGGGGCAGGTGAGCCCCTCGAGCTCCTCCGGCTTCACCAGCGGTGGCACCCGCACGTCCAGCCGGTATGCGCGCAGCGCGTCCCCGAAGTAGCGCGTCCAATCGGTGTCGTCGACGGTGGAAAAGAGCGGCTCGATCACGCGACGGAGGCGCTGCTCCGACGGAAAGAGCCGGAACATCAGCAAGGGCCAGCCCATGGCCTTGAGACCTTTCCATGCCGAGTTGGCGACCCATCCCGCGGGGTTCAGCAGCGCAAGGCGCCCCACGCGCGCGGGGGCCGCCTGCGCCGCACGAAGCGCCACGAAGCCGCCCCAGCTCACCCCGTACAAATCGTAGTGCCGCAGCCCCAGTGCGTCGGTGGCCTCGACGACCCAGCGCCCGTACGAATCGTCATGTACGTCGATGCGTCGGTCTTCGCTCAGGACCGATTGTCCGATGATGTCGAGCGCGTACACGCGCCGTTTGCTCACGAGGCTTCCGAGCTCGGGAAGGACATGCGCCGACGATGCGAGTGCACCGTGCAGCACCACCAAGGGCTTGCCATTCTCTGGACCCGCCACGAGGGCGTGCGTCCGCCCAAACGACGTCTTCACGGTGCGGTCTTCGACGGCGATCGCGATCC
It includes:
- a CDS encoding alpha/beta fold hydrolase encodes the protein MGLGKIVRFAVGAVGVVYAAAAALAFAKQRAILFPAGAPRDVVMPEGQLVRISAEGREVFALHAPAKDADAPTLVFFHGNGEQLADLPVILRLFATYRLGAYAIEYPGYGLAHAQSVSEAAVYEAAEAGLVHLEKELGIPRERIVLVGQSIGSGAATEMARRGHGSKLVLLSPYTSIAEMARVVLPMFPGSLMVRDRFDNASKAPGIDIPVLILHGTADELIPVTMGKKLATLFPQAQLALVEGGHHGDLFFRNDDFVPATIARFATFPATPQNAGR
- a CDS encoding alpha/beta hydrolase; the protein is MTASIVFVSDEQKAIVQTWCGEFRKRIAIAVEDRTVKTSFGRTHALVAGPENGKPLVVLHGALASSAHVLPELGSLVSKRRVYALDIIGQSVLSEDRRIDVHDDSYGRWVVEATDALGLRHYDLYGVSWGGFVALRAAQAAPARVGRLALLNPAGWVANSAWKGLKAMGWPLLMFRLFPSEQRLRRVIEPLFSTVDDTDWTRYFGDALRAYRLDVRVPPLVKPEELEGLTCPVLVFASDEDISFPGRALLARVRELLPHAEVELLEHTKHCPPTTDAFRTSSSARVERFLAS